A window of Thermococcus aggregans contains these coding sequences:
- a CDS encoding tRNA(Met) cytidine acetyltransferase TmcA yields the protein MTVKVRFDREVREYAKSEGVKDSTLKLTETALAEAIEEFHRRMIVLAGDTMKKATLAGILGGAAAKIISSILEDLMKKKLRDESENKVEVLYATDALGQETFGRKRYEEFRKHFDVLVGENVNVTAVTFKYTREILGRTYDLLVLDLSYDFSPNDLGRIIETVRGGGLIFVLANPFEKWKNMWTGFHKSLVTPPYTIDDVKKRFNRRLIRKFEEHEGIYILNAESQKILKGPKNEKTQAKLPEREKIEIPDDIKFPRELYELCLTNGQVEVLKALEELIEKDGMVVLTADRGRGKSVSVGIGSIGLAVRAKKKRVRIVVTAPELENVQSLFRFAKKSLQKLGYKPKVIMENGLIKEIYAKGIGLRYYPPTQGYKMNADVYIIDEAAGIHVPILHKYLTKPKVIYSSTIHGYEGAGRGFSVKFLKKAKEKREFKEIHLSVPIRYESNDPIERWLFNVLLLDAEPVELTEEDYELIRKKEVYFEKPDLDDWFENDREDLRHFVGIYVLAHYRNRPSDVALLADAPHHEARVLRLKNGKIVCAVQIAKEGGIPKKDIDRMVKGYKPRGNIIPDMMVKHHYAKEFAKLKGYRVVRIATHPDAMDMGLGSKALELLIQEAEREGFDWVGSGFGASEELIRFWVRNGFAVVHLSPSRNPVSGEYTAIVIKPISKKAQEIVKKTNDEFRIRLTEWLGDTHRDLEPEIARWLFETPFGESVNYPIHLTDVQKKRLEMFVGKVLTYDTVLDAVKPLVKLYFLDGWMKPYLDERQIHLLIYRVLQAHTWEETAKFINRSPMFTMIEVRDIIRGLWYYYKHIIK from the coding sequence ATGACCGTGAAAGTGAGATTCGACAGGGAAGTGAGAGAGTACGCTAAAAGCGAGGGTGTTAAAGATTCAACGTTAAAGCTCACTGAAACGGCTCTCGCAGAGGCTATTGAGGAATTTCATAGAAGAATGATAGTTTTAGCCGGAGATACCATGAAAAAAGCAACCTTGGCTGGAATCCTCGGTGGGGCTGCTGCTAAAATAATCTCATCTATTCTTGAGGATCTTATGAAAAAGAAGCTTAGGGATGAAAGTGAAAACAAAGTTGAGGTTCTCTATGCCACGGATGCTCTCGGCCAAGAGACATTTGGAAGAAAGAGGTATGAGGAATTCAGGAAGCACTTTGACGTTTTGGTAGGGGAGAACGTAAACGTTACGGCAGTTACCTTTAAATACACTCGGGAAATTCTTGGAAGGACTTACGACCTTCTTGTCCTCGATCTCAGCTATGATTTCTCCCCTAATGACCTTGGTAGGATAATAGAAACGGTTAGGGGAGGAGGACTAATATTTGTTCTTGCCAACCCCTTCGAGAAGTGGAAGAATATGTGGACTGGCTTCCACAAGAGCCTTGTTACTCCCCCCTACACCATAGATGACGTGAAGAAGAGATTTAACCGGAGACTGATTAGGAAGTTTGAAGAGCATGAGGGGATTTACATCTTAAACGCCGAAAGCCAAAAAATCCTCAAAGGGCCGAAGAATGAGAAAACTCAAGCAAAGCTTCCCGAAAGAGAGAAGATTGAAATTCCAGACGATATAAAGTTCCCAAGAGAGCTCTATGAGCTCTGCCTTACGAACGGGCAGGTTGAGGTTCTTAAAGCCCTCGAAGAATTAATAGAAAAGGATGGAATGGTGGTTTTAACGGCTGACAGAGGAAGAGGAAAGAGCGTCAGCGTCGGTATAGGCTCAATTGGTCTCGCAGTGAGGGCAAAGAAAAAGCGCGTGAGGATAGTTGTTACGGCTCCAGAACTCGAAAACGTTCAGAGCCTCTTCCGCTTTGCGAAAAAAAGCCTCCAAAAGCTCGGTTACAAGCCGAAAGTTATAATGGAAAACGGCCTCATAAAGGAAATATACGCCAAAGGGATAGGGTTGAGATATTACCCGCCAACCCAAGGGTATAAAATGAACGCAGATGTTTACATAATTGACGAAGCCGCTGGAATCCACGTGCCGATACTCCATAAGTACCTCACCAAGCCCAAAGTGATTTATTCCTCCACAATTCACGGATACGAAGGAGCTGGAAGGGGGTTCTCGGTTAAGTTCCTAAAGAAGGCAAAGGAGAAGAGGGAGTTCAAGGAGATACACTTATCAGTGCCGATTAGATACGAAAGCAACGACCCCATTGAGAGGTGGCTCTTCAATGTCCTTCTACTGGATGCAGAGCCGGTAGAGCTTACCGAAGAGGACTACGAGCTTATTAGAAAGAAGGAAGTCTACTTCGAAAAGCCCGACCTTGATGATTGGTTTGAAAACGACAGAGAAGATTTGAGACACTTCGTTGGTATTTACGTCCTTGCCCACTACAGGAACAGACCGAGCGATGTTGCCCTTCTAGCGGACGCTCCCCACCATGAAGCGAGAGTTTTGAGGCTTAAAAACGGAAAGATAGTCTGTGCCGTGCAGATAGCCAAGGAGGGCGGAATTCCGAAGAAGGACATAGATAGGATGGTAAAGGGCTACAAGCCCAGAGGAAACATAATCCCCGATATGATGGTCAAACATCACTACGCAAAGGAATTTGCAAAATTAAAGGGCTATAGAGTTGTGAGAATAGCCACTCACCCAGATGCAATGGATATGGGTCTTGGAAGTAAGGCGCTCGAGTTGCTTATTCAAGAAGCCGAGAGAGAAGGGTTTGATTGGGTAGGAAGCGGATTTGGAGCAAGTGAAGAGCTTATAAGGTTCTGGGTGAGAAATGGATTCGCAGTAGTTCACCTAAGCCCCTCAAGAAACCCCGTTAGTGGAGAATACACGGCGATAGTGATAAAGCCGATAAGCAAAAAAGCTCAAGAAATCGTCAAGAAAACCAATGACGAATTCAGAATCAGGCTTACGGAGTGGCTTGGGGACACGCATAGAGACTTGGAGCCGGAAATAGCAAGATGGCTCTTCGAGACGCCCTTTGGAGAGAGCGTCAATTATCCAATACACCTCACAGACGTGCAGAAGAAGAGGCTTGAAATGTTTGTCGGCAAGGTTTTAACCTACGACACAGTTCTTGACGCGGTAAAACCGTTGGTAAAGCTATATTTCCTCGATGGCTGGATGAAGCCATATCTCGACGAAAGACAGATACACCTCCTCATCTACCGTGTTCTCCAGGCACACACATGGGAAGAGACCGCTAAGTTCATCAACAGAAGCCCAATGTTCACGATGATAGAAGTGAGGGACATAATAAGGGGTCTCTGGTACTACTACAAGCACATAATTAAGTGA
- a CDS encoding 7-carboxy-7-deazaguanine synthase QueE, translating into MILAEIFNSWQGEGGSVEGSAFGRRQIFVRFAGCDLRCIWCDSRAFISAPSVKKWRYEVEPFTGRFEYKPNPAKLDEVVDVILKLDTGDIHSISYTGGEPTLQVKSLKALMERMKELGFANFLETHGGIPELIEEVAPLVDYASVDIKDETARATENWRELVLKEVESIRILKKAGVKTYAKLVVTKDTKEENVKWYAELLKGLAPLAIQPKEPIDIFQSQLMRLYNIAAKVMGRDNVGLSFQVHKYLNVL; encoded by the coding sequence ATGATTCTGGCAGAGATATTCAACAGCTGGCAAGGGGAAGGCGGGAGCGTAGAGGGTAGTGCATTTGGCAGAAGGCAGATTTTTGTTAGGTTTGCTGGCTGTGATCTGAGGTGCATATGGTGTGATTCCAGGGCGTTTATTTCTGCCCCAAGCGTTAAGAAGTGGCGCTACGAAGTGGAGCCCTTCACGGGAAGATTTGAGTACAAACCAAACCCCGCAAAGCTTGACGAAGTTGTTGATGTCATTTTAAAGCTCGATACAGGGGATATACACTCAATAAGCTACACTGGCGGCGAGCCTACTCTTCAGGTTAAATCGCTCAAAGCACTTATGGAAAGGATGAAAGAACTCGGTTTTGCAAATTTCCTAGAAACTCACGGGGGAATTCCAGAGCTCATTGAGGAGGTTGCTCCGCTGGTTGACTACGCAAGCGTTGATATAAAAGACGAGACTGCCCGTGCAACTGAAAACTGGAGGGAGCTGGTGCTCAAGGAAGTGGAGAGCATTAGAATTCTCAAGAAAGCTGGGGTGAAAACTTACGCAAAGCTCGTGGTTACAAAAGATACAAAAGAGGAAAACGTAAAGTGGTATGCGGAGCTGTTAAAGGGCTTAGCCCCTCTCGCCATACAGCCCAAGGAACCGATTGATATTTTCCAGTCCCAGCTTATGAGGCTTTATAACATCGCGGCGAAGGTTATGGGAAGAGACAACGTTGGTTTGAGCTTCCAAGTGCACAAGTATTTGAACGTGCTTTAG
- a CDS encoding CBS domain-containing protein, whose translation MVIIPKPIDPREIKKLRKELGITQEELAKKAGVTQAYIAKLESGKVDPRLSTFNRILQALAECKKARFRAKEIMSSPIISVKPYETVEKVVKLMSEHNISQVPVIAGNKVVGSVTEKTLIRKSFEYEDLLSKKVMEIMDEPFPIINEDESIEVVKFLLEEHPAVIVQNKEGKPVGIITRSDLFKIK comes from the coding sequence ATGGTTATCATTCCCAAGCCAATTGATCCAAGAGAGATAAAGAAGCTTAGGAAAGAACTTGGCATAACTCAGGAGGAGCTTGCCAAAAAAGCTGGGGTTACGCAGGCGTATATAGCAAAGCTCGAAAGCGGCAAAGTTGATCCCAGACTGTCTACTTTCAACCGAATTCTCCAAGCTTTAGCTGAATGCAAAAAGGCCCGATTTAGAGCGAAGGAAATAATGTCTTCCCCCATAATAAGTGTCAAACCCTATGAAACGGTTGAGAAGGTTGTTAAGCTTATGAGTGAGCACAACATTTCTCAAGTGCCTGTGATAGCCGGCAATAAGGTAGTCGGCTCTGTAACGGAAAAAACACTCATTAGAAAGAGCTTTGAGTACGAGGATCTTCTCTCAAAAAAGGTTATGGAAATTATGGACGAGCCTTTCCCAATAATAAATGAGGACGAGAGCATTGAAGTCGTAAAGTTCCTTCTTGAAGAACATCCAGCAGTTATAGTACAGAACAAGGAAGGCAAGCCTGTTGGAATAATAACCCGTTCAGACCTGTTCAAAATAAAATAA
- a CDS encoding proteasome-activating nucleotidase, with translation MSNVEDVNMKHEEEYDDYVYYLKRRIRQLELQVRTLEADKERLERELSRLRMEMSRLRQPPAFAGTLIELLDEDRAIVQNYNGPRFVVRIAPWVEREKLKPGARVALDQRTMAVIELLPSQKDPSVLGFEVIEKPKVTYKDIGGLKKQLMELREAIELPLKHPELFEKVGIEPPKGVLLYGPPGCGKTLMAKALAHEVNATFIRVVGSELVRKYIGEGARLVSELFELAREKAPSIVFIDEIDAIGAKRLDETTGGEREVNRTLMQLLAELDGFDSRGNVKVIAATNRPDILDPALLRPGRFDRLIEVPLPDFKGRLEILKVHTRRMNLRGVDLKAIAEMTEGASGADLKAIVTEAGMFAIRARREYVTHEDFVKAVEKVLGSEERLAHQMASHEVMYG, from the coding sequence ATGAGCAATGTTGAAGATGTCAATATGAAACACGAAGAGGAATATGACGATTACGTTTACTATCTCAAGCGTAGAATCAGGCAACTCGAACTTCAAGTGAGAACACTGGAAGCAGACAAAGAGAGACTTGAGAGAGAGCTTTCACGCTTAAGGATGGAAATGTCTAGACTAAGGCAACCTCCTGCTTTTGCCGGAACTTTAATTGAGCTTTTGGATGAAGACAGAGCTATTGTCCAGAACTACAATGGACCAAGGTTCGTTGTGAGAATCGCGCCGTGGGTAGAGAGAGAAAAACTAAAACCCGGTGCCAGAGTTGCATTAGACCAAAGGACAATGGCAGTCATAGAGCTTTTGCCGTCTCAAAAGGACCCATCTGTGCTAGGTTTCGAGGTAATTGAGAAGCCCAAGGTTACCTACAAGGACATAGGCGGATTGAAAAAACAGCTTATGGAGTTGAGAGAAGCCATAGAGTTGCCTCTTAAGCATCCGGAGCTCTTCGAAAAAGTTGGAATTGAACCGCCAAAGGGAGTACTTCTCTATGGGCCACCAGGATGTGGAAAAACTTTGATGGCAAAAGCACTAGCTCATGAGGTAAATGCAACATTCATAAGAGTCGTTGGCAGCGAACTTGTGAGAAAGTACATCGGAGAGGGTGCGAGATTGGTAAGCGAGCTCTTTGAGCTGGCTAGGGAAAAAGCACCTTCCATAGTGTTCATCGATGAGATCGATGCAATAGGTGCAAAGAGATTGGACGAAACTACCGGTGGAGAAAGAGAAGTAAACAGGACTTTAATGCAGCTCCTAGCAGAACTTGACGGATTCGACTCAAGGGGCAACGTTAAAGTTATTGCCGCTACAAACAGACCAGATATCCTCGATCCAGCTTTGCTTAGGCCTGGAAGGTTTGATAGACTGATAGAAGTCCCATTGCCGGACTTCAAGGGAAGACTGGAGATTCTCAAAGTCCACACAAGGAGAATGAACCTTAGGGGAGTCGACCTCAAAGCCATAGCGGAGATGACCGAGGGAGCAAGCGGTGCCGACCTTAAGGCAATTGTAACCGAAGCAGGAATGTTCGCCATTAGGGCAAGAAGGGAGTACGTAACTCACGAGGACTTCGTAAAGGCAGTTGAAAAGGTTCTCGGCTCGGAAGAGAGACTGGCACACCAGATGGCTTCACACGAAGTTATGTACGGCTAG
- a CDS encoding metal-dependent hydrolase — MVKVRFLGHAAFEIEGDGKRILIDPFLTGNPKAAAKPEDFDKVDLILVTHAHGDHLGDAVKIAQRTGAKIVAMYDVANYLVENNKDITTVGMNYGPTEVDGVKIVQVPAWHSSSDGKYSIGNPCGYIIELEGKKIYHAGDTYVFKDMELFAELYGIDLALLPIGGHFTMGPKEAAKAVEFLKPKYVIPMHYGTFPPIAKDPEEFKKLVEGKAEVIILKPGEAFEF, encoded by the coding sequence ATGGTGAAGGTAAGGTTTCTGGGACATGCTGCATTCGAAATAGAGGGAGATGGAAAGAGGATACTCATAGACCCGTTCTTGACTGGAAATCCAAAAGCGGCAGCAAAACCTGAGGACTTTGATAAGGTTGATTTGATTCTCGTAACCCACGCCCACGGGGATCACCTTGGAGATGCAGTAAAAATCGCTCAGAGAACCGGAGCAAAAATAGTTGCTATGTATGATGTAGCCAACTATCTTGTAGAAAACAATAAGGACATAACAACAGTAGGTATGAACTACGGCCCAACTGAGGTCGATGGGGTTAAAATAGTTCAGGTTCCTGCGTGGCACTCAAGCAGCGATGGCAAATACAGCATTGGAAATCCATGCGGATACATCATAGAGCTCGAAGGAAAGAAGATTTATCATGCCGGAGACACCTATGTTTTTAAGGACATGGAGCTCTTTGCCGAGCTTTACGGAATAGACCTTGCCTTGCTTCCAATAGGCGGACACTTTACAATGGGACCCAAAGAAGCCGCAAAGGCTGTTGAATTCCTTAAGCCTAAATACGTCATTCCAATGCACTATGGAACGTTCCCGCCAATAGCTAAGGATCCAGAAGAGTTCAAGAAACTTGTTGAGGGCAAGGCAGAGGTTATTATACTAAAACCTGGAGAAGCTTTTGAGTTCTGA
- a CDS encoding DUF7343 domain-containing protein produces the protein MVKRLKAKYLALTIIAALMFMYLIAIPIYAQQEENRPKYDLIIVRDDDLIDYITVLPYANLLKVPVLPVNPQKLDEKTWAQLYSYIQIGWKKILIVGNSNAVSKEVEDELLKMGYSVTRIGGDVRTETAEKLAVHFYPQGSKTVVLASALDYGSALAASRFAMEYDLPLLLTLENDLSEHAVAGLKHLQPELVVLVGTGLNETIEAKLRSMGYETYWLGKNVEKPPVSPPEEPSPYRYSLIGAIVSLAIAVPITLYWAKKKWYSNKIPVEVLTEKERIVVKALIEQGGKVKQEDLPELTGYSRPTVSRIIQELEKKQLIEREKVGKTFIVKLVKEIDLKE, from the coding sequence GTGGTGAAGAGATTGAAGGCTAAGTATCTTGCACTAACAATCATTGCAGCTTTAATGTTTATGTATCTCATAGCGATTCCCATCTATGCTCAGCAGGAAGAAAACAGGCCTAAGTATGATTTGATAATAGTTAGAGACGATGATTTGATAGACTACATTACTGTTCTCCCCTATGCGAATCTTTTAAAAGTCCCCGTTCTTCCCGTCAATCCCCAAAAACTTGACGAAAAAACATGGGCACAATTATATTCGTATATCCAGATAGGATGGAAAAAAATCTTGATAGTTGGAAACTCAAATGCAGTTAGCAAGGAGGTTGAGGATGAACTCCTCAAGATGGGGTACAGCGTTACAAGAATAGGTGGGGACGTAAGAACTGAAACAGCGGAAAAATTAGCCGTTCATTTTTATCCTCAAGGCTCAAAAACGGTAGTCTTAGCAAGTGCTTTGGATTACGGCTCTGCCTTAGCCGCCTCGAGGTTTGCGATGGAGTATGACCTCCCACTGCTGCTAACTCTAGAAAATGATTTATCTGAACATGCAGTTGCGGGGCTAAAGCATCTACAGCCAGAGCTTGTTGTTCTGGTTGGAACGGGGTTGAATGAGACGATTGAAGCAAAGTTAAGAAGCATGGGGTATGAAACCTACTGGCTCGGCAAGAACGTAGAGAAGCCACCCGTCTCTCCTCCAGAAGAGCCATCTCCATATAGGTATTCCCTCATAGGTGCTATAGTATCACTCGCAATTGCAGTGCCCATAACCCTGTATTGGGCAAAGAAGAAATGGTACTCCAATAAGATACCGGTAGAAGTGCTGACAGAGAAGGAAAGAATCGTTGTAAAAGCTCTAATAGAGCAGGGAGGGAAAGTAAAGCAAGAAGACCTTCCAGAACTTACTGGCTATTCGAGACCAACTGTGAGCAGGATAATCCAGGAGCTTGAGAAAAAACAGTTGATTGAAAGAGAAAAAGTTGGCAAAACATTCATTGTCAAGCTTGTAAAAGAGATAGACCTCAAAGAATAG
- a CDS encoding C2H2-type zinc finger protein: MAVLKAIKIKDRDGEILFRCPRCGMVFRRSKDYTRHINKSHRHLFRKA; this comes from the coding sequence ATGGCAGTGCTTAAAGCAATAAAAATCAAGGACAGGGACGGGGAGATTCTTTTTAGGTGCCCAAGATGTGGGATGGTATTTAGAAGGAGCAAGGATTATACTAGACACATAAACAAATCTCACAGACACCTTTTCAGGAAAGCTTGA
- a CDS encoding ATP-NAD kinase family protein — protein MIVGLIVNPIAGMGGRVALKGTDGVIEEAIKRGAKPLALDFTKLFLRELSHYDIDVEFLTGPDGLGEDALKEFNFPYKVIKHREVEQREVFGVKIPDTTKEDTKVLARLMKDKVDVLLFAGGDGTARDIYEAIDKEKPILGIPTGVKMFSGVFATSPEDAARLLVEFTKGNAKLVEREILDLDENAYRHDEVKVKPYGKALTPYVEVLVQGAKEPTPLDEEEELDAIAEAIVEELEDGVYFLGAGSTIKKIKDKLGIDGTLLGVDIVEIKNGKAKLLVKDAQEKDLLRYLHRNPKIIVTVVGGLNFLFGRGNQQFSPEVLRSIPKENIIIVATPSKVKGPIRVYTGDKEVDEKFKGYIKVRISPWAERIVRVI, from the coding sequence ATGATAGTCGGTTTAATAGTCAATCCAATAGCTGGAATGGGAGGTAGAGTTGCTCTAAAAGGCACCGACGGAGTTATTGAGGAAGCTATAAAACGAGGAGCAAAGCCCTTGGCACTTGATTTTACAAAGCTCTTTTTAAGAGAGCTTTCTCATTACGACATCGACGTTGAATTTCTAACAGGACCCGATGGATTGGGGGAGGACGCTCTTAAAGAATTCAATTTCCCATACAAAGTTATTAAGCATAGAGAAGTGGAGCAAAGGGAAGTATTCGGTGTTAAAATCCCCGATACTACCAAGGAAGATACGAAAGTGCTTGCAAGGTTAATGAAGGACAAAGTGGACGTACTGCTCTTTGCGGGAGGAGATGGAACGGCTAGAGACATATATGAGGCAATAGACAAAGAAAAACCTATCCTTGGCATTCCAACAGGGGTTAAAATGTTCTCTGGAGTTTTTGCAACATCTCCAGAAGACGCTGCGAGGCTTCTTGTTGAGTTCACAAAGGGAAATGCAAAGCTTGTGGAGCGAGAAATCCTTGACCTCGATGAAAACGCCTACAGGCATGATGAAGTCAAGGTAAAACCATATGGAAAAGCTTTAACGCCCTATGTGGAAGTCCTCGTGCAGGGAGCAAAGGAGCCCACTCCCCTTGATGAAGAAGAAGAGCTTGATGCAATAGCAGAAGCTATTGTGGAGGAGCTTGAGGATGGTGTTTACTTCTTGGGCGCTGGTTCAACAATAAAGAAGATCAAAGACAAACTTGGGATAGATGGGACACTGCTGGGAGTGGATATAGTTGAGATAAAAAACGGAAAAGCGAAGCTTCTCGTAAAAGACGCCCAGGAAAAGGATTTGTTAAGATACTTGCACAGAAATCCAAAAATTATAGTAACGGTTGTCGGGGGTTTGAACTTTCTTTTTGGAAGGGGCAATCAGCAGTTTTCTCCAGAGGTTTTGAGAAGTATTCCAAAGGAAAATATCATCATTGTGGCAACCCCGTCGAAAGTTAAGGGGCCAATAAGAGTTTACACCGGGGACAAAGAAGTAGATGAGAAGTTTAAGGGCTATATAAAAGTTAGAATATCTCCATGGGCAGAGAGAATTGTGAGGGTCATCTAA